The following are from one region of the Prochlorococcus marinus str. SB genome:
- a CDS encoding mannose-1-phosphate guanylyltransferase/mannose-6-phosphate isomerase — protein sequence MMSKKSTNIIVPIILAGGSGTRLWPLSRRSFPKQFLNLLNDEEYTMLQKTYKRIENLDGMSKPIIICNEEHRFIVGEQMKKISVVPSEIILEPEGRNTAPAITIAALKALEIFSDKNIDPILLILSADHQIKEINKFHNAIKNSIEIAINGDLVIFGVTPKYPATGYGYIKSAENNNSNKNLTSRVDRFIEKPDFSTASKLIKDKKYSWNSGMFLFKASSILNEVSDFHPDILKDCEKCLKNSTRDLDFLRLDKNSFFNCENISIDIAVFEKTKKAFVMPLDCGWEDIGTWESLWKISKKDQDGNCKKGRVLIQDTKDSLIRSEEKLIVSIGLENLIVIETKDAVLVAKKDSSEALKNALSIMKKNRLNEAENHKLVYRPWGSFLSIEQGNTWQIKKIEVNPGASLSLQMHFHRSEHWVVVSGTAKTEIGGFEKVIGPNESVYIPLGVKHRLSNPTKFPLTLIEVQSGNYLGEDDIKRFEDKYGR from the coding sequence ATGATGAGCAAAAAAAGTACCAATATTATCGTTCCAATTATTCTTGCAGGTGGATCTGGTACAAGACTTTGGCCTTTATCTAGAAGAAGTTTCCCTAAACAATTTTTAAATTTATTAAATGATGAAGAATATACGATGTTGCAAAAAACTTATAAAAGAATTGAGAATCTTGATGGTATGAGTAAGCCAATCATCATATGTAATGAAGAGCATAGATTTATAGTTGGGGAACAAATGAAAAAAATAAGTGTTGTTCCATCTGAGATTATCTTGGAACCTGAGGGTAGAAATACTGCCCCAGCTATTACAATTGCTGCATTAAAAGCATTAGAAATATTTAGTGACAAAAATATAGATCCTATTCTTTTAATTCTCTCAGCAGATCATCAGATTAAAGAAATTAACAAGTTTCATAATGCTATTAAAAATAGTATTGAGATCGCTATAAATGGTGATCTAGTTATTTTTGGAGTAACCCCAAAATATCCAGCGACTGGTTACGGATACATTAAATCTGCAGAGAATAATAATTCTAATAAAAATCTTACAAGTAGAGTTGATCGTTTTATAGAGAAACCCGATTTTTCAACTGCCTCAAAATTGATTAAAGATAAAAAATACTCCTGGAATAGTGGTATGTTTTTATTCAAAGCATCCTCCATCTTAAATGAAGTAAGTGATTTTCATCCAGATATATTGAAAGATTGTGAAAAATGTCTTAAAAATAGTACTAGAGATTTAGATTTTTTAAGACTAGATAAAAATTCATTTTTTAATTGTGAAAATATCTCAATAGATATCGCAGTATTTGAGAAAACAAAAAAAGCATTTGTAATGCCCCTAGATTGCGGCTGGGAAGATATTGGCACTTGGGAATCTCTCTGGAAAATTTCTAAAAAAGATCAGGATGGAAATTGTAAGAAGGGTAGAGTATTGATTCAAGATACTAAAGATTCTTTAATAAGAAGTGAAGAAAAATTAATTGTAAGCATTGGTTTAGAAAATTTGATTGTTATAGAAACAAAAGATGCTGTTTTAGTAGCTAAGAAGGATTCTTCTGAAGCTCTTAAAAATGCGCTATCAATAATGAAAAAAAACAGACTTAATGAGGCTGAGAATCATAAACTAGTTTATAGACCTTGGGGCTCTTTTTTATCTATAGAACAAGGCAATACTTGGCAAATAAAGAAGATTGAGGTTAATCCAGGAGCATCATTATCTCTTCAAATGCATTTTCATAGATCTGAACATTGGGTCGTTGTAAGTGGTACAGCTAAGACAGAAATAGGGGGTTTTGAAAAAGTTATTGGACCTAATGAAAGTGTATATATACCTTTAGGAGTAAAACATAGATTATCTAATCCAACAAAATTTCCTTTGACATTAATAGAGGTTCAGAGCGGTAATTATCTTGGAGAAGATGATATTAAAAGATTCGAAGACAAATATGGGAGATAA
- a CDS encoding nucleotide sugar dehydrogenase has product MNIPIKNICCIGAGYVGGPTMTMMASKCPDLIFHVVDINKKRIESWNNKDLSKLPIFEPGLEELIAKTRNKNLFFSTNIKEAIESSEIIFISVNTPTKNKGLGAGKLSDLKYVEACAREVARYSKGYTIVVEKSTLPVRTAEVIKNILNSSESNSKREEISFDVLSNPEFLAEGTAIKDLDSPDRVLIGGDNKKAMIALSDIYKAWVPEEKILFTNIWSSELAKLTSNAFLAQRISSINSISAICEVTGADVREVSRAIGKDTRIGSKFLDSGPGFGGSCFKKDILNLVYLAEYFDLHDVASFWEGVVNINNWHQRRIAEIVIRKLFGTITGKKIIVLGFAFKANTNDTRESAAIRICQDLIEEGADLIIHDPKVSPDQIEKDLKIKQISETNTNPDSLLKSQIGQWKFSKNIDIFDDAHAILVLTEWEEYKHIEWQKASKKMVKPSWVFDSRSIVNAEEVIKSGLKLWRLGDGSKTKK; this is encoded by the coding sequence ATGAATATTCCTATTAAAAACATTTGTTGCATTGGCGCTGGTTACGTTGGAGGACCAACTATGACTATGATGGCAAGCAAATGTCCCGATTTAATTTTTCATGTTGTTGATATCAATAAAAAAAGGATAGAATCTTGGAATAATAAAGATCTATCAAAATTACCAATTTTCGAACCTGGTTTAGAAGAATTAATTGCAAAGACAAGAAATAAAAACTTATTTTTTTCAACAAATATTAAAGAAGCTATTGAATCATCTGAAATTATTTTCATATCTGTAAATACTCCCACTAAAAACAAAGGACTTGGAGCAGGTAAGTTAAGTGATTTAAAGTATGTTGAGGCCTGTGCTAGAGAAGTTGCTAGATACTCTAAAGGATATACAATAGTCGTTGAAAAAAGTACCTTACCTGTAAGAACTGCTGAGGTAATAAAAAATATATTGAATTCATCAGAATCAAATTCTAAAAGAGAGGAAATAAGTTTTGACGTATTATCTAATCCAGAGTTTTTGGCAGAAGGAACCGCAATAAAAGATCTAGATAGTCCTGATAGAGTTTTAATAGGGGGGGATAATAAAAAGGCAATGATTGCATTAAGTGACATATATAAAGCATGGGTTCCAGAAGAAAAAATTCTTTTCACCAATATATGGAGTAGTGAGCTTGCTAAATTAACTTCGAATGCCTTTTTAGCTCAGCGTATTAGTTCTATAAATTCCATAAGTGCTATTTGTGAAGTCACTGGAGCAGATGTAAGAGAAGTTTCAAGAGCAATTGGTAAAGACACTAGAATTGGTTCGAAATTTTTAGATTCAGGACCAGGGTTTGGCGGGAGCTGCTTTAAAAAAGACATATTAAATCTTGTATATTTAGCTGAATATTTTGATCTCCATGATGTCGCTTCATTTTGGGAAGGAGTAGTAAATATTAATAATTGGCATCAAAGACGAATTGCAGAAATTGTGATAAGAAAACTTTTTGGAACAATTACAGGGAAAAAAATTATAGTTCTAGGATTTGCTTTTAAAGCTAATACAAATGATACAAGAGAATCTGCAGCTATAAGAATTTGCCAGGATTTAATTGAGGAAGGTGCAGACCTGATAATTCATGACCCTAAAGTAAGTCCTGATCAAATTGAAAAAGACTTAAAAATTAAGCAAATTTCGGAAACAAATACTAATCCAGACAGTCTCCTCAAAAGTCAAATTGGCCAATGGAAATTTAGTAAAAATATCGACATTTTTGATGATGCTCATGCAATTTTAGTTTTAACAGAATGGGAAGAATACAAACATATAGAATGGCAAAAAGCATCAAAAAAAATGGTCAAACCATCTTGGGTTTTTGATTCAAGATCAATTGTCAATGCAGAAGAGGTTATTAAATCAGGTTTAAAATTGTGGAGATTAGGAGATGGTAGTAAAACAAAGAAATGA
- the gmd gene encoding GDP-mannose 4,6-dehydratase, with amino-acid sequence MTINEKVALITGITGQDGSYLAEMLLDKGYIVHGLKRRSSSFNTSRIDYLYQDPHEKDARFFLHYGDLIDSSNIIKLIQKIQPDEIYNLGAQSHVAVSFETPEYTANCDALGILRILEAVKNLNLTKKTKIYQASTSELYGLVQEVPQKETTPFYPRSPYAVAKLYAYWIIVNYREAYDIFACNGILFNHESPRRGETFVTRKITRGLSRVNYGLEKCIYMGNLDAKRDWGHAKDYVYIQWLMLQQEKPEDFVIASGQMKSVREFIEMCALELGWNKENGEKGIIWKNSGLDEVGIRADTDDVVVRIDPRYFRPTEVEQLLGDASKARKKLGWEPKTSLNELISEMIKEDSKEAKKEYLLKSKGFSIHSAKE; translated from the coding sequence ATGACTATAAATGAAAAAGTAGCCCTTATAACAGGCATTACAGGACAAGATGGAAGTTATTTAGCTGAAATGCTATTAGATAAAGGTTATATTGTGCATGGTCTAAAAAGACGCTCAAGTTCTTTTAATACTTCTAGGATTGACTATTTATACCAAGACCCTCATGAAAAAGATGCAAGGTTTTTTCTACATTATGGGGATTTGATTGATAGTTCAAATATAATCAAATTAATACAAAAAATTCAGCCCGATGAAATTTATAACTTGGGAGCTCAAAGTCACGTTGCAGTGAGTTTTGAGACTCCAGAATACACAGCAAATTGTGATGCATTAGGAATTCTTAGGATCCTTGAGGCTGTAAAAAATCTAAATTTAACAAAAAAAACAAAAATATACCAAGCTAGTACAAGTGAATTGTATGGGCTCGTACAAGAAGTCCCACAAAAAGAAACAACTCCTTTCTATCCTAGAAGTCCATATGCGGTAGCAAAATTATATGCATATTGGATAATAGTTAACTACAGAGAAGCATATGATATTTTTGCATGTAATGGAATCCTTTTTAACCACGAAAGTCCTAGAAGAGGAGAAACTTTCGTAACAAGAAAAATTACGAGAGGACTATCGAGAGTAAACTATGGATTAGAAAAATGTATTTATATGGGTAATCTTGATGCAAAAAGGGATTGGGGACATGCAAAAGATTATGTATATATTCAATGGCTTATGCTTCAGCAAGAAAAACCAGAAGATTTTGTCATAGCGTCTGGGCAAATGAAAAGTGTTCGTGAATTTATAGAGATGTGTGCGTTGGAGCTAGGTTGGAATAAAGAAAACGGAGAAAAAGGGATCATTTGGAAAAATAGTGGTTTAGATGAAGTAGGAATAAGAGCAGACACTGATGATGTAGTTGTCAGAATTGATCCCAGATATTTTAGACCAACCGAAGTTGAGCAGTTATTAGGAGATGCATCAAAAGCTAGAAAAAAATTAGGTTGGGAACCTAAGACTTCTTTAAATGAATTAATCTCTGAAATGATTAAAGAAGATTCTAAAGAAGCAAAAAAAGAATATTTGCTAAAAAGTAAAGGTTTTTCAATACATTCTGCTAAAGAATGA
- a CDS encoding LicD family protein encodes MFDFCSGLNLNELNKIKNVLKRLKNSKKDIFYEIDLLKILAYECDFLIENKDNISISKLSKKFTSQYLKVKNYLEKMPAKKILKPHNKLSKKNIGIDSLKAKKVLLDLACLFELNKIKWFVLAGTFLGFIREKSFLRHDLDIDIGLMSEDVSLAQIKEVLRKSPLFEISKIEYQKYFLSANNFLNKPTFARIIHKNGITLDIFWHFLEGNKIYHGTSSILWKNTPFELNEYEVYGLKVKGPKNANLYLKETYGNWRKEKLNYNFHRDMISLTGTNNFLGLEYLLRRKLYCGKYNQEELTKIEKLLI; translated from the coding sequence ATGTTTGATTTTTGTAGCGGGCTAAATTTAAATGAATTAAACAAGATAAAGAATGTTTTAAAAAGACTTAAAAATTCTAAAAAAGATATTTTTTATGAAATTGATTTATTAAAAATATTAGCTTATGAATGCGATTTTTTAATAGAAAATAAAGATAATATATCCATATCAAAGCTCTCTAAAAAATTTACTTCACAATATTTAAAAGTAAAAAATTACTTAGAAAAAATGCCAGCTAAAAAAATATTAAAGCCCCACAATAAATTATCTAAGAAAAACATTGGCATTGATTCATTGAAGGCAAAAAAAGTGCTTTTAGATCTGGCATGTTTGTTTGAATTAAATAAGATTAAGTGGTTTGTATTGGCAGGCACTTTTTTAGGTTTTATTAGAGAAAAGTCTTTTCTAAGGCATGATCTAGATATAGATATTGGCTTAATGAGTGAGGATGTATCTCTTGCACAAATTAAAGAAGTTTTGAGAAAAAGCCCCCTTTTTGAAATCTCTAAGATTGAATATCAAAAATACTTTTTAAGTGCTAACAACTTTTTAAATAAACCAACATTTGCCAGAATTATTCATAAAAATGGTATTACTCTAGATATTTTTTGGCACTTTTTAGAGGGAAATAAAATTTATCATGGAACATCTAGTATTTTGTGGAAAAATACTCCTTTTGAATTAAACGAATATGAGGTTTATGGATTAAAAGTGAAAGGACCTAAAAATGCAAATCTTTATTTAAAAGAAACTTATGGTAATTGGCGTAAAGAAAAATTAAATTATAACTTTCATCGAGATATGATTTCTTTAACCGGGACAAATAACTTTTTAGGGCTTGAATATTTGTTAAGAAGAAAACTATATTGTGGCAAATATAATCAAGAAGAATTAACAAAAATAGAAAAATTATTGATTTAG
- a CDS encoding NAD-dependent epimerase/dehydratase family protein, with protein MKKIIITGAAGFIGFHACQNLLKKGYRVIGIDNINDYYDVNLKYKRLEILKELIPNSSNWEFIKADLINKTNLTSIFNQHKPEIVINLAAQAGVRYSLINPCEYINSNIVGFTNLMECCKELEVKNFLYGSSSSVYGGNTKIPFSEEDRVDHPVSIYGATKKTNELIAHTYSHLYNIPTTGLRFFTVYGPWGRPDMAPMIFADAIINEKPIKIFNFGEMSRSFTYIDDVIKALEKLIEKPASINKDFKKDDPKPSTSWSPYRVFNIGNQKSINLMDFILSLEKELNKKAIKEFAEMQQGDVKDTSADNSKIINWLGDIQETPLDIGVKKFVKWYKSFYK; from the coding sequence ATGAAAAAAATTATTATTACGGGCGCAGCTGGCTTTATTGGATTTCATGCTTGCCAAAATTTATTAAAAAAAGGCTATAGAGTTATAGGAATCGATAATATAAATGATTATTATGATGTTAATTTGAAATATAAAAGGTTAGAGATATTAAAAGAATTAATTCCAAATTCAAGTAATTGGGAATTTATTAAAGCTGATTTAATTAATAAGACTAATCTGACGTCTATATTTAATCAACATAAACCAGAAATTGTAATTAATCTTGCTGCACAAGCAGGGGTCCGTTATTCACTTATAAACCCCTGCGAATATATAAATTCGAATATTGTTGGTTTTACTAATCTTATGGAGTGTTGTAAGGAATTGGAAGTGAAAAATTTTTTATATGGAAGTAGTAGCTCTGTTTATGGAGGAAATACTAAAATCCCTTTTTCCGAAGAAGATAGAGTAGATCATCCAGTAAGTATTTACGGAGCTACAAAAAAAACAAATGAACTTATTGCTCATACTTATAGCCATCTTTACAATATTCCAACTACGGGGTTGCGATTTTTTACAGTATATGGCCCATGGGGCAGACCAGATATGGCTCCGATGATATTTGCTGATGCGATTATTAATGAAAAACCAATAAAAATATTCAATTTTGGTGAGATGTCTAGAAGCTTTACTTATATTGATGATGTAATTAAAGCATTAGAAAAATTAATTGAGAAACCTGCCTCAATTAATAAAGATTTTAAAAAGGACGATCCAAAACCTTCTACAAGTTGGAGTCCTTATAGAGTTTTTAACATAGGTAATCAAAAATCTATTAATCTAATGGACTTTATTTTATCTCTCGAAAAAGAGTTAAATAAAAAGGCAATTAAAGAGTTTGCAGAAATGCAGCAAGGGGATGTAAAGGATACTTCAGCGGATAATTCTAAAATAATTAATTGGTTGGGAGATATCCAAGAAACACCATTAGATATTGGGGTAAAGAAATTTGTTAAGTGGTATAAAAGTTTTTATAAGTAA
- a CDS encoding CDP-alcohol phosphatidyltransferase family protein, which produces MGIRNIKNFSQFKSLVFPPEKLLIDPYLSRFYRPFSLRLSWFLYRTKITPNFVTILQIIIGLLSCLFISVNLSKEAMLIGVLVLHFAYLLDCVDGEIARAKQMDSLEGLFLDKFAHAITMPSIFMAVTLHYSEFAMNLSFPLLVVSFFSSLCTFNPVNRLITTIVQQLMTKKEFKQYDLEKYQKNKSSQNEIDEIEFVEDEFFIPNKKKKIKKIIKSSLFKFGKQFFRHVTYLFYITILVFLEFINIPPIILIFLWLILVLLVISKEILGLYLVLFRNIILKRYLKTISKTQFIYDSN; this is translated from the coding sequence ATGGGAATTAGAAATATTAAAAATTTTTCTCAATTTAAATCTTTAGTTTTCCCTCCAGAAAAATTATTAATTGATCCATATTTAAGTAGGTTCTATAGACCTTTTTCACTTAGATTAAGTTGGTTTCTTTATAGAACAAAAATAACTCCTAATTTCGTAACCATATTGCAAATAATCATAGGGTTATTAAGTTGTCTATTTATCTCAGTAAATTTATCTAAAGAAGCTATGCTGATTGGCGTTTTAGTTTTACATTTTGCTTATTTACTTGATTGCGTAGATGGCGAGATTGCAAGAGCAAAGCAGATGGATAGTTTAGAAGGTCTATTTCTTGATAAGTTTGCTCATGCAATAACCATGCCTTCTATTTTTATGGCGGTAACTTTGCACTATTCTGAATTTGCAATGAATTTAAGTTTCCCACTTTTAGTTGTTTCATTTTTTTCCAGTCTCTGTACTTTTAATCCTGTTAATAGACTCATAACAACTATTGTTCAGCAATTAATGACAAAGAAAGAATTTAAACAATATGATCTTGAAAAATATCAAAAAAATAAGAGTTCTCAAAATGAAATTGATGAAATTGAATTTGTTGAAGATGAGTTTTTCATCCCTAACAAAAAGAAAAAAATAAAGAAAATTATCAAATCAAGTTTATTTAAATTTGGCAAACAATTTTTTCGACATGTCACCTACCTTTTTTATATTACTATTCTTGTATTTCTGGAATTCATTAATATACCTCCAATTATTTTGATATTTTTATGGTTAATTTTGGTTTTATTAGTTATTTCTAAAGAGATCTTAGGCCTTTATCTTGTTCTGTTTAGAAATATTATATTGAAGAGATATTTAAAGACCATTTCTAAAACTCAATTTATTTATGACAGTAATTAA